From Bacteroidia bacterium:
GCGAAAACTATGACGGCTCCGATATACCAGATCCTCCGACACGCCCCGAATTTACAGATGCTGTAGTGAAATGGACACCGGTAATCTCTCCCTCCGGTATGGAATTTTACACCGGAGATATATTCCCGGAATGGCAGGGGAAAATGCTGATTGGCGGCCTGTCCTCAAAGGCCCTGGTGGTAGTAACGGTAAATGGCGAACAGGCCAAAGAATCTGACAGGCTTGATCTGGGAGCGCGGATCAGGAATGTAAAGCAAGCACCCGATGGTTCTGTTTATTTGCTAACGGACCAGAACAATGGCAAAATTTTGCGGCTGACCAAATAAGATGAAGAGGAATCTATAAGGTCTGTTCATGGCTTTAATATCCTGATCTATAAATGGAAATAAAAGAAGCGCTGCACACCTTCAGCAGCTATAGCTTATGGCTGGTAATCATCGGTATTGCCATCATTGCGGTTTCAGTCCTTCCCCGGATATTGGCCAGCTTCCCGTTTTCCATGCCAATTGGTTTGCTCGTTTTTGGCTATGCTGTTGTTGCCTTGCCCTTCGGTTTAGATGCACCGGATGTCAATGCACAAAGCAAGTTTGCTGAACACCTCACTGAACTGGGCGTGATTATATCGCTCATGGGAGCAGGACTGAAGATTGACCGTCCGCCAAGCCTGAAGGGATGGAGCGTAACCTGGCGGCTGCTCGGCATTACGATGGTCATTACGATCGCGCTTTCAGCCTTTATCGGGTGGTGGTTTCTGGCCTTTGCACCTGCCACGGCCATGCTGCTCGGAGCCGTTATAGCCCCTACCGATCCTGTCCTCGCCTCAGAAGTGCAGGTAGCTTCTCCGGGTAAATCTGCACCGGATGATGAAGATTCCCAACGTGCGCATCACAAAGCCGAGGATGAACTGCGGTTTGCGCTCACCTCTGAAGCCGGCCTCAATGACGGCCTGGCATTTCCCTTTACAAATATGGCCATTGCCATGGTGATTGCCGGTGCTCATCCGGCCGGCTGGTTCGGCACCTGGCTTTCGATCCATGTGCTGTACGAAATG
This genomic window contains:
- a CDS encoding cation:proton antiporter, coding for MEIKEALHTFSSYSLWLVIIGIAIIAVSVLPRILASFPFSMPIGLLVFGYAVVALPFGLDAPDVNAQSKFAEHLTELGVIISLMGAGLKIDRPPSLKGWSVTWRLLGITMVITIALSAFIGWWFLAFAPATAMLLGAVIAPTDPVLASEVQVASPGKSAPDDEDSQRAHHKAEDELRFALTSEAGLNDGLAFPFTNMAIAMVIAGAHPAGWFGTWLSIHVLYEMAVAVIIGLGLGYLLARLLMAIPADSHIAKAMTGLGALAATLLLYGTTEFFGGYGFLATFVGAVMIRQYKPHHPLHKPMHILTEKLERILTAIILLALGAAIAGGLLAALNWKLIVCAVLIIFVVRPVAGMAGLAGSKAAPWRERLAISFLGIRGIGSLYYLAYALNQQDFAGSETLWALVALVIVISIFVHGITATPITEKLDKMRT